In the genome of Lathyrus oleraceus cultivar Zhongwan6 chromosome 4, CAAS_Psat_ZW6_1.0, whole genome shotgun sequence, the window ATGGAAATCCCTGGAGAAGAAAGACGTTAGGATTGCATATATTCAAGTTATCCAAGATATGTATGAATGAGTATCGACTAGTGTACGAACGGAGGGTGGAAAGACAAACAATTTCCCCATTACAATAAGTTTGCACCTAAGTTCAACTCTGAGCCCCTACCTTCTCACTTTAGTTTTGGATGTACTTACGGAGGACATCAAGAAGCTATCACCGAGATGCATGATTTTTGCAGATGATATAGCCCTACTTGGAGAGTCAGAGAAGGATTTAAATAAGAGGTTGGAGATGAGTATTAGAAACGAATGGCTTTCACCTAAGAAAAAATAAGATAGAATATATAGAATGTAATTTCAACAAAAGGAGAAGCACTTCTAACCTAGAGGTGAAATTTGGAGACCATATCATCGCACAAGTCACACGATTTAAATATCTTGTGTTTGTAATACAAAATGAGGGAGAAATATAAGAGTATGTAAACCATCAGATTCATGCTGAGTGGTTGAAATGgattggggggggggggggggtcagGGATTTCATGTGACAGAATGGTACCACTAAAGTTGAAGGGGAAATTTTATCGGACTACGGTGAGACTTGGGATTTTGTATGAGACAGAATATCAGGCGCTTAAGAATCAACACATGAATAAAGTAAGTGTAGTAAAGATGAGGAAATTACGTTGGATGTGTGGTAAGACTAGACATGATAAGATAAAAAATGACAAGATTATAGAGAGTGTTGAGGTAGAACCTATAGTATAAAAGATGGTGGAAGAATATCTTGGAAAATTTTAAGAGAAGTTATTAAGAAAGATATCAAGATTAGCAATTTGGATAAAACCATGACTCTGGATGTAACATTTTGGTGGAAATTGATCTATGTAGCCGACCCTACTTAGTAGAATAAGGCTTGATTGTTGTTGTATCTGGTGTCGGCTGAAGCACGGGGTGTCGTAACTTCTAGAGAACGGAGTTGTGCATTCGACTACGTCTCGTGATATTTCAGAGTGTCACATTCTTACATGACACCAGATGCTGAGGGAGACCCACCAGATGCTGAGGAAGACACTTATGGAAGGGCTACTGTAGATGCCATTCTAACTGAGGCACATACAACATTGCAGTACATGAGACGGCGAAGGAACATGAGGGATTCGACATACATATTAGTATAGTATTTGTATTAGGGATTATGGATGGTATTATCGTTTGTTAATTTGTTATTTTCGGTGTATTATGAATTCATGATTGATTCATTTATATATGACATTTTTATCTTATTAGACCAGTGTGTggtttaatttataaaaaaaatattacGATAATATAGTTAAAATACATAATTTATTACATTAGTGTATTTCTAAAAAAAATGTCAAAATTTACCACTAAAGGATGGTTGCTGAAGTGCATAGCCGTATTTTTTTTTATATAGATGCATCTCCGAATTCGAAGATGCATTTTCAGACCAAATTATGACAAAAATGAAGGTGTTGTACACTCACATTAATTTAGTGTTAATGGATGTGTCCGGATATGTAATTATAGAATCAGAGGCATTTTGATTTTACATAGGATCCTACTCCACCACTTAGGTGGAAGAAGTAACACCTCTACAAATGAGAAAAGAAGTTTACTAATTGTTCAGCATATCGTCACTGTAGCTTATTTGTCTAGCCTCCCCATGCACGTTTGAAAATATACTTTAagaaaaatataaatttcattaATCATTGTGAAGTATGCTTCCTAACAAAATTACCATGCCTCAAGCATACATCTGAAAACACAGACATCATTGTAAATAGGTTTTGCTCCCTAAGACTAAGATGTAGTATAAAGCAAGGTTTAGTTTTCATGGTTCTGTACATTTGTCTGAGAAGATAAAACAATTTTAAGATAATGACCATAGGAGAAATGTTGACCAAAGAGTGAGTGCTATAGCTGCAGCACCATATGTCCACAATAGTATAACTGAAAACTCTTCTGTGCCTACTTCAAACAGCTGAGCCATCGTACCTTCATAATATCATTCAAATGTCATATCAGAAACTTATCAAGCATGAATACAGACACACCGACACTGATATACATCGACACTGCTAATAGTTAAAAAAAGAAAGAATATATTGAAGTAATCACATGTCGCGCATTTTTTCCAGAGGTGTAGGTGTTTCAGTAACTATATACATTGCATTGTCATTGAAATAACTTGAATAGAAATGACTTACTAATATTCATTGCTGGTGGCAGGGCATACTGTATTACTAACACATATTGAAACAAAGGATCCAGTGGGAGGAACCCTAAACTTGCAGCTGATTTAACAATAAAAAATCCAATAGCAGGTAGAAAGAAAAATCTTGCAATGATGATACAAATGAGGACAAATGGTTTGATACTTGTTGAACTCATGCCTGCAATTTCATCCCATTAAAAATACATGATTAGTTTTTAGATTGTTCAAAATTTGTTGAGGAAGAAAAGAATGTGCATCTTTTGGAAGTTAAGTTTCATATACCTTGTACAAGGTTTCCACCAAGCAAAATGGTGATGCAAGGAATTGTACCATCCCTACATAGAATCAATTCAGTCTAATATAGGCATTTCAAATTGAAAACGTGTTTCATACGTGTCAGTATCAAACACCAACATGATACTGACACATGTCTGATATCATTGTCGTGTTTAGTGTGTGTCATGCATCAGTGTTTCATAGATGATTATAAAAGATATGGATACTGATGAAGAGGGGCATACCCTAGCAGCTGAATGGAGTCTTGGATCACTTTCAGTGGAGCGTCTTGTCCGATTATTAGGCTCCTCAGCCATTTAACTCCGCCAAAGAGGAAGCCTAAAAACTGATCATAAAAAAAAGGGGTGAAATTTTCTCTTAACCATTTTATGTTCTTTCACATTGTAATAAAAAACTAAGCAACAAgcaaaaatcaaaagaaagaaagaaatagaacTCACAGTAGCGATTGTTGGAGGTGACATTACTTCTTTCAAAGTTTGGCTTGAACCTTCCATCATTTTATACATGAAAGATTTAGTGTTTGGCACAGTGGTCAGACCTTGGTCTACAAGCTGCATATTTGGAATCATTAGATTATCAAACATGACACAGACACATCGAGTCCGATAATAATTTGAAAATGTTGGACACCAGACACATCCTAAATATGAATATGAAGTGTTAGAGTCTTACTATTTGGTTCTCGGCGTCTCCAACACTAACATTTCCCTTGAGAAGTTGTGTTTTTACATTAGTATCAAGGTCTGCGTTGGCGACCTTTGAGAGTTCATCAGCCACAACCGCCTTATATTTCATTGAACTTTGTCGAATCAGTTGGTAAGTGAAGGTCCATACGAAAACACCACCAAGCTACAACAGTTAACATGATAACATGAGAAAGTAATATACAAGTTATGATGGTTTAAGCAAATCTAATGTAAAAAATGAAAACGCCATAGTTACCGCTAAAGAGAAAAAAGAGTAAGAGAGTGCCCTAGCTCGACAATCGTCGTGTGTACCAAATGGTGTTACTCTCTGATTACAGATTGCAGGGATGATTACTACCGGAAGATTCCCCATATTTCCTGATCACAGAAGCATCATGAAATCAATATGAGATGTACTAGTATTTCTCCGTTTGCAAAAATCAATGACTATTTAACTACAGTTTAACCATGACGAATTTTGAACCCTATGCGATAACCCTCCCTCTTAGATGCTATATATGCTACCTGTTGAACATGAAGCAATAATAAGACCTTCCACTTTCAAGTTAGGTTTTAGTAGCTTAACAATTATCCATCCAAGAATCCCTCCAATCAAGAAGGTGAGTCCAATGTTAACCGGCATAAACCACCTACATCCATGAATAAACAATGAAGAAAAATTCATAATCTCCTTTCTTTATTATTGTGGTTCCATTGAAATATATGCAAAGTTTGTACCATGATATCATATCATCAAGAGAAACACTCTTTGCAAAACTTGCAAATATAAGTGAAGGAGTGAATGCATAGAAGACAATCTGCACAAGGCATAAACAAAAGCCAAAAAACAATGTTAAGGTTTAGATCAATGAACACCACACCATATCCCATTTTAACAAGGTTTCATGAAAATCTAAAAGCTCTTTTACCTTGTTCAATGATTTTCGAAAGTCCGTCGAAAGAAGATTATCACCATGGTCAGTTGCCATAAAAGCTCCGACTGCACTTATCAGAAGGACTTGAATGATAGGGGCAGATGCCACCCCCAATTGCTCCCAAAAACTCATCTAGCTTTTCTTATATGGTTCTGATCTACTTTTAACAAATACTTATTCAAGCAAAGTGAGATAACACATATAGAGTAAAGAGAATGAATGTAGGTTTGAAACCTGTGAATGAGAAGTGAAAGAGAGGAGAAAACGATTTGTTAGGGAGTTACGTGTTTTGTTAAAATGAGAAGTGAAAGAGAGGAGAAAACGATTTGTTAGGGAGTTACGTGTTTTGTTAAAATGAGTATAGTTACTTGTTTCGCTATTTGCGCGTAGCCTCAAGGACCAAAATTACACTCATATTTATAAAGATCGACTCACATTTATATTTAGTGAGTCATATGATAATCTTGATATTATactttttattaataaaataattaatcaatttttttttcatacaaaaaTTTATTCTTTAAAATATGATGTGAAATTTAGTTTATGTCAATATTATTTTAATAGAGATTATATTATAATGTAAAAGTTATAATgaatttatttataaaaattaaaaatataattaatagTTCAACATAAGTTTTATATGACAAAATAGTTTAGTCTCTTATATAGAAACAAACCAAAATTTTATCTATATTTATTTCTTCATGGTGACAAAAACATTTAATGAAATAATTAAGTAAGTTTTTAAAATTTTTTGGTTTGGTTTTCAAacaaataaaaaattataaattcaaaTATTGAATTAATAAGCATTAATgtaattttaattaattaacttgtttccatttttcaatttaataaaaaaaataccATAATTATCTTGAAAATACGTATAAAATTAATAAGTATTTTCTCAAATGGTTTTTAAATAACTAAAAAgtataaaaattattatttgattttaaaattcATTAAATATGTTATTATTATTAGAATTTTCACCCTTAATAATTTAGTTTTCTTTAATGCAAATGTTAATTTTTTATAATATACTTTTATTATACAATTTGAGTAACAAtaatattttatataaatatGAGAGAACAAAAATAGAGCCATCAAAACATGACTATTCATTCggaagaagaagaaaaagtcaaatccaaaattaaaagaagaaaaagtgTGAATGTATAGTTGGGTAAGACAATTAATGTAAATTCAAATCAAGTATATAAAATTAAATTCAACAATGGTAAACCAAATAAAAAGGTATAACgtatttatttaaattatatAAAAGTGAATTTATTTAAGAGAATTTATGTTGATTATTATTATAACTGTGGATACTAACATATAGATATATCCATAAATAGAAATAAGTAATCAATTTTttaatcaaataataataatGTATATTAAAGGAATATTTTAGTATAACATTATGTAATTTCAtcaaataaatatataaatatttgTTTAATTTACATATAACATAACATATGGCAAATATTTATTGTTATAAAAAATGCAAATAATATATCGTTCACCATAGGACCCCGACCACATGTAAAAGCTTTCAGTAAATTTATTCATAAAAACTCATAGTAGGAATGAGTAAAGAAAAAATTCATAGTAGGAAAATTCATCTATATACTATTACGAAAAACATATATAACGACGGTTGCGAAACATATAATGATAGTTTCACGTCTATTGTTAGGTAGCGTGTGATTGTATGTAGGTTGGTTTTCAGAACGGATGAGTGACCGTTGTTATAAATTAGGTAGCGCGTTACTTCTAACAACAAATTAATAAAATAACCGTTATAAAATAATTTATAGGCACCCAACTGCACCCAATTTAAAGCGCATTAAAAATAACATTTCACCATAGTTATATGTTTCAACTCTGGTGGTATGTGTAAGAGATTTTTGAGATACaatcataaaaattaaattataCTTTAAAAACAACTCAAATGGTCAAATGTTTTTCGAATTGCATGCATCTTATAATTCATGATTTTCTTATTAACATAGATAATTTGATTCAATCCAAAATTCTTTAAGGTAATGATGATGATTGGATCTCTTCTAACTCTTTCACACAAAATTTgatttccttttttttttctttctaattTATCTTACAAACATCAATTTTTGTGTGAAAGACTCGCACTGACATCAATTTATCATCATTATTTTGAAGAATTTGTGGCATTGAATTAAATTTTATAGGCTAAAGATGAAATCATGAATTACAAGATGCATGCAATTCGATAAATATTGGATCACCTAAGTTGATTTTCAAGATTAATTAAAATTTTCTAATTATTTTctcaaaaatatatttaaatgAATACAAGTTCAAtgaagggttagtgaaacaagcAATCATATATGATATAACAAACTCACTAACAACACTTATCAACAAAAACATCAATTAATTAACATAAATTAGGAGAACTTGATAACTAACAATTCTTGGAAGCTGTGAAAAGGATAAAGTATAAGGGAGAATAGAAAACATGTGTTTACTATGAGAATATTATATGAAAGACTCATAATATTTCCACAACAAACACAAGTTCGCAACTCTCTTAGGTCCATGTTCACACAACCAGCTGCATCAGTGATAAGTAAATATCCACAACCACTTGCTAGctacaacatcaacaacaacatcaacaacatgcaacaacatttatcaacaaCATACATACCTTTAATTAAAAAAATTCGAGGAAAATTATGACAAACCATCATGTGAACCACACCCATAGTATGCAAATTTGTAAAATCAAATGAGGATGTAACTAAGAAGAAAGCTGCAAATTTGTGttaaatttgaatggatttcacTTTAACTTCATCCTCTCTTGTATTTTTTCTTCATAGCAACATAAATCAATTGTAATCCTACAAGACCATAAAAAAATAACAAGTTAACATAAGCTAGTAGTACATTGTGATCTAACAAAAGATTAACTAGCAGTATATTGTAATAACGGAAAAGTTATCAACCTACAAGGTTAACATGTGATCCAACAAAGGTTAACTAGAAGTACATGGTAATCCAACAAAAATGTATCAACATGTTAACATGTGAAACATAACAAGGCCTTCGATTTTTATGTCTAGTTGAATTCGTGTAGTTCTCAAGGTCTTCATCTGATTCAGAATCAGTTGCATCCAGATTCATTAGGTCCTTCACAATAGACTTTACCTTCCTTATCTTTTCAGAGTTAAGACTCTTGATAAGAATCTTCTTATAGCCTGTTCCACCAGACAGTTTAACAACCTTCATGTGATCCCTAACAACTTCAGCTTCATTGACTTTGTTCAACCATAACTCCAACATATCAATAACCTTCTCTGAAGCCTCAATTTCATGGACAAGTTTGCTTCCACTATTCATGTTGAGAGAAAGATCTTAAATCTGAGAGAATGATCTGAAATCTGAGAGTAATATAGGTTTAGATGGTGTCAAAGTGGTGGTAGGGAAGAGAAACTTTTTTTCAAAACCTAAACCTAAAGCATATCCAAACCTAAAGCATATCCAAATCAACTACAAAGTATGTGAAACCGAAGTAAATAATATGAAAATCATGTGAAACATACAACAACATATAGCAAAAAAAAAAACCATAAACTCTCGAACAAGAAGAAAATCATGtgaaacataacaacaacatacatGGAAATGagagaataaggaagaagaaAAATACCTTTATGTATGAAGAACAAGATTGAGACTATACTGTAGAATATGAAATCTAATGACGAAGTAGAAGAGAGAAAATAGGTGCTAGGGTTTTGCTGTGAGAGATACGACGATAATGTCAAGAAGCGAGAGCTAATTCGCTTATATATGCATAAACAATTTTACCACTGTCGTATTCAAAAACCGTGATGAAATATAATGCCTTTCACAATGATTGACATTAACAACCGTgataatatattatatatatatatatatatatatatatatatatatatatatatatatatatatatatatatatatatatatatatatatatatatatatagagagagagagagagagagagagagagagagagagagagagagagagagagagagagagagagagagagagagagagagagagaga includes:
- the LOC127135389 gene encoding protein PIN-LIKES 7, with the protein product MSFWEQLGVASAPIIQVLLISAVGAFMATDHGDNLLSTDFRKSLNKIVFYAFTPSLIFASFAKSVSLDDMISWWFMPVNIGLTFLIGGILGWIIVKLLKPNLKVEGLIIASCSTGNMGNLPVVIIPAICNQRVTPFGTHDDCRARALSYSFFSLALGGVFVWTFTYQLIRQSSMKYKAVVADELSKVANADLDTNVKTQLLKGNVSVGDAENQILVDQGLTTVPNTKSFMYKMMEGSSQTLKEVMSPPTIATFLGFLFGGVKWLRSLIIGQDAPLKVIQDSIQLLGDGTIPCITILLGGNLVQGMSSTSIKPFVLICIIIARFFFLPAIGFFIVKSAASLGFLPLDPLFQYVLVIQYALPPAMNISTMAQLFEVGTEEFSVILLWTYGAAAIALTLWSTFLLWSLS